The following proteins are co-located in the Vagococcus martis genome:
- a CDS encoding IS3 family transposase (programmed frameshift) produces the protein MVKRIAYPVEVKEEAIKMKLEGKTTSEIMNKLNIRNKTQVKTWWKWYRNGESYRFSQGVGKQYTYGKGNEHFSPLEVLERENKYLKQEIDVLKKLQGVGKDVEKEVFINLVDSYKGKLSITWLCHYFRIARSTYYRWSKKEYVADNRIKMIEQLCKENKFTYGYRKITFLLRKKIKVNHKVVQRIMQKYGWSCQVKIKKEKRPGSIYFKTTNIIDRDFSSSKPLEKLTTDITYLDYGPKRLYLSSIMDLFNGEILSYTISEKQDISCVLDTLNKLPKLPDKCILHSDQGSVYTSYAYYHATKEKSITRSMSRKGTPADNAPIESFHSILKSETFSLHPELGSSTISVIETVQNFINYYNKERIQQKYDYLSPVDYRKKVIA, from the exons ATGGTTAAAAGGATTGCTTATCCAGTAGAAGTAAAAGAAGAAGCTATAAAAATGAAACTTGAAGGTAAAACAACATCAGAAATTATGAATAAACTCAACATTCGGAATAAAACTCAGGTGAAAACATGGTGGAAATGGTATAGAAATGGAGAATCTTATCGATTCTCTCAAGGTGTGGGAAAACAATATACTTATGGAAAAGGTAATGAACACTTTTCGCCTTTAGAAGTTCTAGAAAGAGAAAACAAGTACTTGAAACAGGAAATTGATGTTTTAAAAAAAT TACAAGGAGTTGGAAAGGATGTGGAAAAAGAAGTATTCATAAATTTAGTTGATTCTTATAAAGGAAAACTATCTATAACATGGTTATGTCACTATTTTAGGATAGCTAGAAGTACTTACTATCGTTGGTCTAAGAAAGAATATGTTGCCGATAATCGAATTAAAATGATTGAGCAGCTGTGTAAAGAAAACAAGTTCACTTATGGTTATCGAAAAATCACTTTTTTACTTCGTAAAAAGATAAAAGTGAATCATAAAGTTGTTCAGCGTATTATGCAAAAATATGGATGGAGTTGTCAGGTGAAAATAAAGAAAGAAAAACGTCCAGGTTCTATTTATTTTAAAACTACTAATATAATTGATAGAGACTTTAGTTCAAGTAAGCCACTAGAAAAACTAACAACAGACATCACTTATCTTGATTATGGTCCTAAAAGACTCTATCTTTCTAGCATTATGGATTTGTTTAATGGAGAAATACTTTCTTATACAATAAGTGAAAAACAGGACATATCTTGTGTTTTAGACACACTAAATAAATTACCTAAACTTCCAGATAAATGTATACTTCATTCGGATCAAGGTTCTGTGTATACTTCATATGCTTATTATCACGCAACAAAAGAAAAGAGCATTACCAGAAGTATGTCCCGAAAAGGGACTCCTGCAGATAATGCTCCAATAGAATCGTTTCATTCCATCCTAAAGTCTGAAACGTTCTCATTACACCCAGAGCTTGGAAGCTCTACAATTAGTGTAATTGAAACTGTACAAAATTTCATCAACTATTATAATAAAGAAAGAATTCAACAAAAATACGACTACTTATCTCCAGTTGACTATCGGAAAAAAGTAATCGCATAG
- a CDS encoding type II toxin-antitoxin system RelE family toxin: MDKKYTVRYEKNAQKSLKKMDKHQARLILSWISKNLEGTDSPRAHGKGLVGNKSGQWRYRIGDYRLLANIDDDTITILVLEIGHRRDIYK, encoded by the coding sequence ATGGATAAAAAATACACCGTTCGGTATGAAAAAAATGCTCAAAAATCACTAAAAAAGATGGATAAACATCAAGCTAGACTTATATTATCTTGGATTTCTAAGAACTTAGAAGGAACTGATTCTCCTCGAGCTCACGGAAAAGGATTAGTAGGTAATAAAAGTGGGCAATGGCGATATAGAATAGGAGATTATCGTTTGTTGGCAAACATAGATGATGACACTATAACGATTCTAGTTTTAGAAATCGGTCATCGTAGAGACATATATAAATAA
- the relB gene encoding type II toxin-antitoxin system RelB family antitoxin, whose amino-acid sequence MSTVTFRVTDEEKLFIQSMADLNGLSLSELARTKLLEGLEDQIDMALYEKAMKAHELSDESISHKDMLLELGL is encoded by the coding sequence ATGAGTACTGTTACATTTAGAGTTACGGATGAGGAAAAATTATTTATTCAATCTATGGCTGATTTAAATGGATTAAGTTTATCAGAATTGGCTAGGACTAAATTATTAGAGGGGCTGGAAGATCAAATTGATATGGCTTTATATGAAAAAGCAATGAAAGCTCATGAATTAAGTGACGAAAGTATCTCACATAAAGATATGCTTCTAGAATTAGGATTATGA
- a CDS encoding GIY-YIG nuclease family protein encodes MYRYYVYGHYTDDGTLFYIGKGSGGRLNNNNRNSAHDRIANKRGCVSKIFIDGLLEDEALALEKDFIWHAEDIGFILTNQNLGDYS; translated from the coding sequence ATGTATAGATATTATGTTTATGGTCACTACACTGATGATGGTACTTTATTTTATATTGGAAAGGGGTCTGGAGGTAGACTTAACAACAATAATAGGAACTCAGCCCATGATAGAATTGCGAATAAAAGAGGTTGTGTATCAAAAATATTTATTGATGGGTTGCTAGAAGATGAAGCACTAGCTTTAGAAAAAGATTTTATTTGGCATGCAGAAGACATTGGGTTTATTTTAACCAATCAAAACCTAGGCGACTATTCCTAA
- a CDS encoding helix-turn-helix domain-containing protein, translated as MNIGETIKIKRKDLKLTQDELAEKIHVSRQTISSWENSKSLPDVTSLILLSDVYEISLDELIKGDITMIKKLEVKESKEGLNSKFIINNVLNLLLLILMQLLKNIGYNSFVSFFITVIILVNTVPVIVEAIKYKKISEKNKK; from the coding sequence ATGAATATTGGAGAAACAATAAAAATTAAACGTAAAGATTTGAAGTTAACTCAAGATGAACTGGCAGAAAAAATTCATGTATCGAGACAAACAATATCTAGTTGGGAGAATTCTAAAAGTTTACCTGACGTCACAAGTTTAATTTTATTGAGCGATGTTTATGAAATCTCTTTAGATGAATTAATAAAAGGAGATATTACTATGATTAAGAAATTGGAAGTTAAAGAAAGCAAAGAAGGACTAAATTCAAAATTTATAATTAACAATGTATTAAATCTATTATTACTTATACTGATGCAATTATTAAAAAATATAGGCTACAATAGTTTCGTTTCTTTTTTTATTACAGTGATAATTTTGGTAAATACAGTACCAGTTATAGTTGAGGCTATCAAATATAAAAAGATTTCTGAAAAAAACAAAAAATAG
- a CDS encoding helix-turn-helix domain-containing protein has protein sequence MTIGQVLKEKRKEYQLTQEQLAEKIYVTNRTVSNWETGKTTPDIDSLIRLSALFDLSLDNLLLEGSDIVENIKKIEAAKIAKKYFTFSWLTNIVFVLILGTQKLYGDLSTVAFVLLTLGIILNSFTMFYFAKEVKVTNENKSPYQILKTENKWLLIPVILILVLVLWLTLFAR, from the coding sequence ATGACAATAGGGCAAGTGTTGAAAGAGAAACGGAAAGAGTATCAATTAACTCAAGAGCAATTGGCTGAAAAAATATATGTAACAAATAGGACAGTATCTAATTGGGAAACTGGTAAAACAACTCCTGATATTGATAGTCTCATTCGACTATCTGCTCTATTTGATTTATCTTTGGATAACTTATTATTGGAGGGATCAGATATCGTGGAAAACATCAAAAAAATTGAAGCTGCTAAAATCGCAAAAAAATACTTTACTTTCAGTTGGTTAACTAACATAGTTTTTGTTTTAATACTAGGCACACAAAAATTATATGGTGATTTATCAACTGTAGCTTTTGTTTTACTAACTCTTGGAATTATTTTAAATAGTTTCACTATGTTTTATTTTGCTAAAGAAGTGAAAGTAACAAATGAGAATAAAAGCCCATATCAGATATTAAAAACTGAAAATAAATGGTTGTTGATTCCAGTAATATTAATATTAGTTTTAGTATTATGGCTTACCCTTTTTGCTAGGTGA
- the mobV gene encoding MobV family relaxase — translation MAHVEKFTQGSVNGLSIHIERKTTNHSNPDIDSERTYLNYDLCDKEGDMNQRLKNRLAEVYCFNRADVKVMADWIVTLPKSLEQETMSTQKEFFKATVDFLNERYGSQNVLSATVHHDETTPHLHYAFIPVVFDEKKQREKVSAKEVLTRKELSSFHQDLDKYLKQQIPHIYQEGILNNQTIGIDDVKIIKKMAKEIAEKETELSQRKEHINKKIKEVKNIGVSTQNVYDVQDQWTHLTNQFEKTFLGKTIVDTKNLTHLKEFMGGVQKEAELTKKTNYNLNKKVKNLTEKIEKHTFQLEGRDNQINHLKQENRHLKQDLEETQEHTLQVRDNNRVLKSLLKDMGKTDFSMSQVEYEGRIILDKLEHDEKPRDSYECSDWKETLEENKIKRYIPENRLTQWIQQLTTWLKQLITREKQIEQQKSRGMSR, via the coding sequence ATGGCTCACGTTGAAAAATTTACTCAAGGTTCTGTGAACGGATTGTCCATTCACATTGAAAGAAAAACAACCAATCATTCTAACCCTGATATTGATTCAGAACGAACTTATTTGAATTATGATTTGTGTGATAAAGAAGGCGATATGAATCAACGGTTAAAAAATAGGTTAGCTGAAGTCTATTGCTTTAATCGTGCTGACGTTAAAGTTATGGCTGACTGGATTGTGACACTTCCTAAATCACTTGAACAAGAGACAATGAGTACTCAAAAAGAGTTTTTTAAAGCGACAGTTGATTTTCTGAATGAACGATACGGTAGTCAAAATGTATTATCAGCAACCGTTCATCATGATGAAACGACACCTCACTTGCATTATGCCTTTATTCCTGTTGTTTTTGATGAAAAAAAGCAACGTGAGAAAGTCTCTGCCAAAGAGGTCTTAACTAGGAAAGAACTATCTTCTTTTCATCAAGACCTGGATAAGTATCTCAAACAACAAATTCCTCACATTTACCAGGAAGGAATTTTAAACAATCAAACAATTGGCATTGATGACGTTAAAATCATCAAAAAAATGGCAAAAGAAATCGCTGAAAAAGAAACAGAGCTATCTCAAAGAAAAGAGCATATCAATAAAAAAATAAAAGAAGTTAAAAATATAGGTGTCTCGACTCAAAACGTGTACGACGTTCAAGATCAATGGACTCATTTAACCAATCAATTTGAAAAAACATTTTTAGGAAAAACGATTGTTGATACCAAAAATTTAACTCATTTAAAAGAGTTTATGGGTGGGGTTCAAAAAGAAGCTGAATTAACTAAAAAAACTAATTATAACCTAAATAAAAAGGTCAAAAATTTAACTGAAAAAATAGAGAAACACACCTTCCAATTAGAAGGTCGTGACAATCAGATTAATCATTTAAAACAAGAAAATAGACATCTGAAGCAAGACTTAGAAGAAACACAAGAACACACACTACAAGTAAGGGACAACAATAGAGTTCTGAAAAGTTTATTAAAAGATATGGGAAAAACTGACTTTTCTATGTCGCAAGTAGAATATGAAGGTCGAATTATTTTAGACAAACTCGAGCATGACGAAAAACCACGAGATTCTTATGAGTGTTCAGACTGGAAGGAGACTCTTGAAGAAAATAAAATTAAGCGATATATCCCTGAAAATCGCTTAACTCAATGGATTCAGCAGTTAACAACGTGGTTAAAACAATTAATCACACGAGAAAAACAGATAGAGCAACAAAAAAGTAGAGGAATGTCTCGCTAA
- a CDS encoding replication initiation protein produces MKNKKAELAIKDLLARQDYLVVQGNDLAKSFGGLKSFEQRVLDYCFSYVTKDSKLDDEYEVSALEIIKHFNLNTSGDSYTRIAKAFKKLNENTALYLPIVEDGVSGILMTQLFSRIKFLENGVVRFKFSEDAAPLVFDLKEHFYSFRLNELSRINGKYSLIMLKLWESHRRGREKYTTISADLESWQSWFLGKDSRMPAGQFFQKVITRSIEELEEKIACEFFVTTQKRGRKVVGYEIMITDTSI; encoded by the coding sequence TTGAAAAACAAGAAAGCCGAGCTAGCAATAAAAGATTTATTAGCACGTCAAGATTACTTAGTAGTTCAAGGAAATGATTTAGCTAAGTCGTTTGGTGGCTTAAAATCTTTTGAACAACGTGTTCTTGATTACTGTTTTAGCTATGTTACAAAAGACTCTAAATTAGATGATGAATATGAAGTATCAGCATTGGAAATCATTAAACATTTTAATCTTAATACTTCAGGCGATTCATATACTAGGATTGCTAAAGCTTTTAAAAAACTAAATGAAAATACTGCTTTGTATTTACCTATAGTTGAAGATGGTGTAAGTGGTATTTTAATGACTCAATTATTTTCTAGAATTAAATTTTTAGAGAATGGTGTTGTTAGATTTAAATTTTCTGAAGATGCTGCTCCTTTAGTTTTTGATTTGAAAGAACATTTTTATAGTTTTAGATTAAATGAACTTTCTAGAATTAACGGGAAGTATTCACTAATTATGTTAAAGCTTTGGGAATCTCATAGAAGAGGTAGAGAAAAATATACAACTATTTCTGCTGATTTAGAAAGTTGGCAGTCATGGTTTTTAGGTAAAGATTCTCGTATGCCTGCAGGACAATTTTTTCAAAAAGTTATTACACGCTCTATCGAAGAATTGGAAGAAAAGATTGCATGCGAATTTTTCGTTACCACACAAAAAAGAGGGCGAAAAGTGGTTGGCTATGAAATCATGATTACAGATACATCTATTTAG
- a CDS encoding DUF536 domain-containing protein produces the protein MKNEEYKTIKELADDLGVTKQTVQYHYKSFADKETVLSDKGAILLDNRLQSLLSEKIGKKNIEKPTKESANYTAKKQLISKELELLKEELNNKDEIITELLESQKNLQKLLDQQQVLTLQANQKIEQLEMNLAESEEKEKLSLWQRLFRK, from the coding sequence ATGAAAAATGAAGAATATAAAACAATAAAAGAACTAGCAGATGACTTAGGTGTGACCAAACAAACAGTCCAATATCATTACAAATCTTTTGCCGACAAAGAAACAGTATTAAGCGACAAAGGAGCGATATTGTTAGATAACCGTTTACAATCACTTTTGTCAGAAAAAATCGGCAAAAAGAATATAGAGAAACCGACAAAAGAATCAGCAAACTATACAGCAAAGAAACAATTAATATCTAAAGAATTAGAACTTTTAAAAGAAGAATTGAATAATAAAGATGAGATAATAACTGAATTATTAGAGAGTCAGAAAAATCTTCAAAAATTACTAGATCAGCAACAGGTTTTAACATTGCAAGCTAATCAAAAAATAGAGCAATTAGAAATGAACCTAGCAGAATCTGAGGAAAAAGAAAAATTATCTTTATGGCAACGTTTATTTAGAAAATAA
- a CDS encoding ArsR/SmtB family transcription factor: MTNEICEITCIHEEQVTNSKERLKNTNSKDLSSLFKILSDENRFKILHALAYEDQLCVCDVANIIGATMANTSHHLQSLKKLGVVDSKKIGKLVYYFSSDDRIVELINLGKQLEQGDSYE, from the coding sequence GTGACAAATGAAATATGTGAGATTACTTGTATTCATGAGGAGCAAGTAACTAATTCAAAAGAGAGATTAAAAAATACTAATAGCAAAGATCTAAGTTCTTTATTTAAAATTTTATCAGATGAAAATAGATTCAAAATATTACATGCTTTAGCTTATGAAGATCAACTATGTGTATGTGACGTAGCCAATATTATTGGAGCAACTATGGCAAATACATCACATCATTTGCAATCATTAAAAAAATTAGGTGTTGTAGATAGTAAAAAAATAGGCAAATTAGTTTATTATTTTAGTTCTGATGATAGGATTGTTGAATTGATAAATTTAGGAAAACAACTAGAACAGGGTGATAGCTATGAGTAA
- a CDS encoding heavy metal translocating P-type ATPase, producing the protein MSKETSSKTYRVEGLSCTNCAAKFEKNVKSIEGVTDAKVNFGAGKIKVEGTSSIQEIKSAGAFENLIIQDEDNQESEGGQKDSFLKRNWKLVISVILIAIAFYFRATVGENDIITKSLFISAIVIGGFSLFTEGIKDLLKLNFSMEVLMTVAIIGASIIGEWAEGSIVVILFAVSEALERFSMDRARQSIRSLMDIAPKEALIRRNNEEKMINVSDIQIGDIMIIKPGQKIAMDGVVIKGHSAVNQAAITGESVPIEKQIKDEIFAGTLNKEGILEVEVTKHVNDTTIAKIIHLVEEAQGERAPAQAFVDNFAKYYTPSIMAISALIIIIPPLFFGGDWNKWLYQGLSLLVVGCPCSLVISTPVSIVSAIGNSAKNGVLVKGGIYLEEIGGLKAIAFDKTGTLTKGTPSVTDFVVSDTNQENQYLSIISALEILSQHPLASAILKEADRRESNYQMIDIMNFKSVTGKGIKGDYQGTTYFVGSPKLFDSELIRQASVMKNYEKLQEQGKTVMIFGTAQNILAIIAVADELRKSSSEVIAKLHQLGIEHTIMLTGDNIRTAKSIGEQVGVTDIKGDLMPQDKLDYIKELKEKYGKVAMVGDGVNDAPALASATVGIAMGGAGTDTALETADVALMGDDLQKLPFIVNLSRKTLKIIKQNITFSLSIKFLALLLIIPGWLSLWIAIVADMGATLLVTLNGLRLMKQK; encoded by the coding sequence ATGAGTAAAGAAACTTCTAGTAAAACATATCGAGTAGAGGGATTAAGCTGTACGAATTGTGCTGCTAAATTTGAAAAAAATGTTAAAAGTATTGAAGGTGTAACAGATGCAAAAGTAAACTTTGGTGCTGGAAAAATTAAAGTTGAGGGAACATCTTCCATTCAAGAAATTAAGTCTGCTGGAGCTTTTGAAAATCTAATTATTCAAGATGAGGACAATCAAGAATCTGAAGGGGGACAGAAAGACTCTTTCTTGAAACGTAATTGGAAATTAGTTATTTCAGTAATATTAATAGCGATAGCTTTTTATTTTAGAGCTACTGTAGGCGAGAATGATATCATAACTAAAAGCTTATTTATATCAGCCATCGTTATTGGTGGATTTAGTTTATTTACAGAAGGAATTAAGGATTTACTTAAATTAAACTTTTCAATGGAAGTTTTAATGACAGTAGCAATTATAGGCGCATCAATTATAGGTGAATGGGCTGAAGGTTCTATTGTAGTTATCTTATTCGCTGTTAGTGAAGCCCTTGAACGATTTTCAATGGATAGAGCAAGACAATCTATTCGTTCGTTAATGGATATAGCACCAAAAGAAGCTTTGATTAGAAGAAATAACGAAGAAAAAATGATAAATGTTTCTGATATTCAAATAGGAGATATTATGATTATTAAACCAGGGCAAAAAATAGCTATGGATGGGGTAGTCATTAAAGGACATTCTGCTGTTAATCAAGCAGCAATAACGGGTGAGTCTGTTCCAATTGAAAAACAAATTAAGGACGAAATTTTTGCAGGAACTTTAAATAAAGAGGGAATTTTAGAAGTGGAAGTGACTAAACATGTTAATGATACAACCATTGCTAAAATCATTCATTTAGTGGAAGAAGCACAAGGAGAACGAGCACCTGCACAAGCATTCGTTGATAACTTTGCTAAATACTATACCCCTTCTATCATGGCTATTTCGGCTTTAATTATCATTATTCCACCATTGTTTTTTGGTGGTGATTGGAATAAGTGGTTGTACCAGGGTTTATCACTATTAGTAGTTGGTTGTCCTTGTTCATTAGTTATCTCAACACCTGTTTCAATCGTTTCAGCTATTGGAAATTCAGCTAAAAATGGTGTGCTGGTAAAAGGAGGTATTTATCTCGAAGAAATCGGAGGATTAAAAGCAATCGCTTTTGATAAAACAGGGACTTTAACCAAAGGAACGCCTTCTGTAACAGACTTTGTTGTAAGTGACACAAATCAAGAAAATCAGTACTTATCTATCATTTCAGCGTTAGAAATACTTTCTCAACATCCTTTAGCTTCAGCCATTCTTAAAGAAGCTGATAGAAGAGAGTCAAACTATCAAATGATCGATATTATGAATTTTAAATCAGTAACTGGTAAAGGAATTAAAGGTGATTATCAAGGTACAACTTATTTTGTTGGAAGTCCTAAATTATTTGATTCAGAATTAATTAGGCAAGCTAGTGTCATGAAAAATTATGAGAAGTTACAAGAGCAAGGAAAAACCGTCATGATTTTTGGAACAGCACAAAATATTTTGGCAATTATCGCAGTTGCTGATGAATTAAGAAAGTCAAGTTCAGAAGTAATCGCTAAGCTTCATCAGTTAGGTATTGAACATACAATTATGTTAACTGGTGACAATATCAGAACAGCTAAATCAATTGGAGAACAAGTTGGTGTGACAGACATTAAAGGTGATTTAATGCCACAAGATAAGTTAGATTATATTAAAGAGCTTAAAGAAAAGTATGGAAAAGTGGCTATGGTAGGAGACGGAGTAAATGATGCTCCTGCGTTAGCATCAGCAACTGTTGGGATTGCAATGGGTGGGGCTGGAACGGACACTGCTTTAGAAACAGCTGATGTTGCCTTAATGGGTGATGATTTACAAAAGTTACCGTTTATTGTTAATCTTAGTCGAAAAACATTAAAAATTATAAAACAAAATATTACTTTCTCTTTAAGCATTAAATTCTTAGCTTTATTGCTAATTATTCCAGGATGGTTATCACTTTGGATTGCTATTGTTGCAGATATGGGAGCAACTTTATTAGTAACACTTAATGGATTGAGATTGATGAAACAGAAGTAA